The Enterobacter oligotrophicus sequence ATGACCGGAGTAATCCTCGACTTCGTCGCTCTCTTCATTACGCCTGAGCATCATCACTGCCGTCCAGCCAACGACCAGCGCAAAAATCACCTCAACGTATGGCCCCAGGCTAAGCAGGCTGGTGCCGATAGCCACGAAAATGCCGCGGAAAACAATCGCCCCCAGCACACCCCAGTAGAGTACACGGTGACGATACTTATCCGGCACGCCGAACCAGGCGAAGATCGCCATCATCACGAACAGGTTATCAACGGAGAGCACCTCTTCAAGCGCATACCCTGTCAGGAACAGGCTCGCCATTTCGGCACCGTGGTGAACGTACAGGAACCCGGCGAAGGCCATCGCCATCATGACCCAAAAAATGGACCACATCGCGGCGCTTTTCAGCGAGATCGGTTTATCGTGGCGGTGCATAAAGAGGTCGATAAACATCGCCCCAACGGCCATCACAACAAAGACAACAACGGTTTCCGTGGGGAAACCGAGATGAGCAGCAGACATACACAACCCTTTTCTGGAGGCAAAACACAAAAACCATGCAGACTGGCCTGAGCCAGTAAATAAAAAGAGTGGGCCTTGTTAGGGGCACAGCACTCTAAAAAGTCAATATTAACCGTTCTTTTCGGCAAGCGCCTGCGCACACGCCCAGGCACTCGCCCATGCCCACTGGAAGTTATACCCACCCAGCCAGCCGGTAACATCCATCACTTCGCCGATAAAATAGAGCCCCGGCACGTTACGCGCTTCCATGGTGCGTGATGAAAGCTCATGAGTATCCACACCGCCGAGCGTAACTTCCGCCGTCCGGTAGCCTTCTGTCCCGTTTGGCTGGACGCGCCAGTTCGTCAGCGTCTCGACCAGCGTTTCCTGTTCGCGGCTGTTCAACTGCTTAAGCGCGACGTCCGGGATCTGCCCTAACACCTGCAGGCACTCCACCAGACGTTTCGGTAGCTGCATCGCCAGAGTGTTCTTCAGGCTCTGATTCGGGTGCGCGGTGCGTTGCTCATTGAGGAATGCGCCGAGATCGCAGTCCGGCACCAGATTCACCGTCACAAACTCGCCCGGCTGCCAGTAGCTGGAAATTTGCAGCACCGCCGGGCCGGAGAGCCCGCGATGGGTGAACAGCAGATTTTCGCGGAACACCGTACCGTCTTCGGCGGTAATGACTGATGGAACAGAAACGCCAGAAAGCGTCTGTAATTGTTCCAGCAGAGGTTTATGCAGCGTGAACGGCACCAGCCCTGCGCGCGTCGGCAGCACCTTCAGGCCGAACTGCTCAGCAATCTTATAGCCGAACGGGGAAGCGCCCAGCCCTGGCATCGACAGGCCGCCGCTGGCGATCACCAGGTTTCCGGCGCTGACGCTTTCACCGTTGAGCTGCAGCGTGTAGCCCTGTTCGTCGCGCGCCACGTCCAGCACTTCCGTGCGCAGGCGCATCACCACGCCGCCCTTCTCGCACTCAGCCACCAGCATATCGACAATCTGCTGCGCGGAGTCGTCGCAGAACAGCTGTCCCAGCGTCTTTTCATGCCACGCGATGCCGTGCTTGCCCACCAGCTCAATAAAATCCCACTGGGTATAGCGTGCCAGCGCCGATTTGCAAAAATGACGATTTTGGCTCAAATAGGCCGCAGGTTCGACATAGAGATTAGTGAAGTTACAGCGCCCGCCACCGGACATCAGGATCTTGCGGCCAGGCTTTTTACCGTTATCCAGCAGCAGCACACGGCGACCCGCTTGTCCGGCCATTGCCGCACAAAACATACCCGCCGCACCGGCACCAATTACCACGGCATCAAACCTTTCCACGTCAAAATCCTCTTCGTTAACTGCCGCGGATTGTAAAGTTTCCTCTGTGGTCACACCAGCGCAAATAACCCAGATATCAGTCATATATCTGAAATATAAAATATATTTCTTTACCTGCGCTAAACAAAGCCGAAGGAATATCAAAAAAAAGCTATATTTCACTTTGCCCGTTGCGCATTTGTCCTGGATAATGCGCCGCGTTCATGTCCTCAAAATGGCGTAACGTCCTATGCTACATTTGTTTGCTGGCCTGGATTTACATACCGGGCTTTTATTATTGCTTGCTCTGGTTTTTGTACTGTTTTACGAAGCAATCAACGGCTTCCACGACACTGCAAACGCAGTAGCAACGGTTATCTACACGCGCGCAATGCGGTCGCAGCTTGCGGTTGTTATGGCGGCGGTATTTAACTTTTTTGGTGTCCTCCTGGGCGGACTGAGCGTTGCGTATGCCATCGTGCATATGCTGCCAACGGATCTGCTGCTTAACGTTAGTTCTGGCCATGGCCTTGCTATGGTGTTCTCAATGCTGCTTGCTGCAATTATCTGGAACCTCGGAACCTGGTATTTCGGCCTGCCTGCATCCAGTTCTCACACCCTCATCGGCGCGATTATCGGTATCGGGTTAACCAATGCCCTGATGACCGGGACCTCCGTCGTTGATGCGCTGAACATCCCGAAAGTGCTGGGGATTTTCGGCTCACTGATCATCTCTCCTATCGTCGGTCTGGTGGTTGCAGGTGGATTAATTTTCATTCTGCGTCGCTACTGGAGCAACACGAAAAAACGTGCGCGTATCCACCTGACGCCAGCAGAGCGTGAAAAGAAAGACGGCAAGAAAAAGCCGCCATTCTGGACACGTATCGCGCTGATCATTTCCGCTATCGGCGTGGCTTTCTCTCACGGTGCAAACGATGGTCAGAAAGGCATTGGTCTGGTGATGCTGGTTCTGATTGGCGTGGCTCCGGCAGGTTTCGTGGTTAACATGAACGCCTCCGGTTACGAAATCACCCGTACCCGTGACGCCATTAACAACGTTGAAGTTTACTTCCAGCAACACCCTGAGTTGTTGAAGAAAGCGACCGGCGTTGACCAGCTGATTCCGTCTCCGGAAGCGGGTGCAACTACCGCACCAGGTGAGTTCCACTGCCATCCGGCAAACGCGATTAACGCGCTGGAACGTGCCAAAGGTATGCTGGGCGATATCGAAAGCTACGACAAACTGGCGGTTGAACAACGTGGTCAGCTGCGTCGTATTATGCTCTGCATCTCTGATATTACCGATAAAGTCGCGAAGCTGCCGGAAGTGAATGCTGACGACCAGCGTCTACTGAAGAAACTGAAAAGCGATATGCTCAATACCATTGAGTACGCGCCAATCTGGATCATCATGGCAGTCGCGCTGGCGCTCGGTATCGGTACGATGATTGGCTGGCGTCGTGTGGCGACCACCATCGG is a genomic window containing:
- the pitA gene encoding inorganic phosphate transporter PitA; protein product: MLHLFAGLDLHTGLLLLLALVFVLFYEAINGFHDTANAVATVIYTRAMRSQLAVVMAAVFNFFGVLLGGLSVAYAIVHMLPTDLLLNVSSGHGLAMVFSMLLAAIIWNLGTWYFGLPASSSHTLIGAIIGIGLTNALMTGTSVVDALNIPKVLGIFGSLIISPIVGLVVAGGLIFILRRYWSNTKKRARIHLTPAEREKKDGKKKPPFWTRIALIISAIGVAFSHGANDGQKGIGLVMLVLIGVAPAGFVVNMNASGYEITRTRDAINNVEVYFQQHPELLKKATGVDQLIPSPEAGATTAPGEFHCHPANAINALERAKGMLGDIESYDKLAVEQRGQLRRIMLCISDITDKVAKLPEVNADDQRLLKKLKSDMLNTIEYAPIWIIMAVALALGIGTMIGWRRVATTIGEKIGKKGMTYAQGMSAQMTAAVSIGLASYTGMPVSTTHVLSSSVAGTMIVDGGGLQRKTVTNILMAWVFTLPASILLSGGLYWISLKLI
- a CDS encoding NAD(P)/FAD-dependent oxidoreductase — its product is MERFDAVVIGAGAAGMFCAAMAGQAGRRVLLLDNGKKPGRKILMSGGGRCNFTNLYVEPAAYLSQNRHFCKSALARYTQWDFIELVGKHGIAWHEKTLGQLFCDDSAQQIVDMLVAECEKGGVVMRLRTEVLDVARDEQGYTLQLNGESVSAGNLVIASGGLSMPGLGASPFGYKIAEQFGLKVLPTRAGLVPFTLHKPLLEQLQTLSGVSVPSVITAEDGTVFRENLLFTHRGLSGPAVLQISSYWQPGEFVTVNLVPDCDLGAFLNEQRTAHPNQSLKNTLAMQLPKRLVECLQVLGQIPDVALKQLNSREQETLVETLTNWRVQPNGTEGYRTAEVTLGGVDTHELSSRTMEARNVPGLYFIGEVMDVTGWLGGYNFQWAWASAWACAQALAEKNG